Genomic DNA from Nyctibius grandis isolate bNycGra1 chromosome Z, bNycGra1.pri, whole genome shotgun sequence:
tgcacaaTGAAAGGGCCATCAGGCAATGAAAATTCTGATTAGATATTAATAAACACATATTTGCACAGTAAAGGTGGTCAAATATTGGCAGAGGAGCCCAgaaaggtggtggagtctcaGTCCTTGGAGATACTTAAACTCAACTGGACAAGACCCTGAGCAGTCTCATCAGTAGATAACTTGACATTCTTCAGCCTGGCATTACCTCATCCAAAATCCTCTTCAGCACAGCTAATTGCTGAGTAGTGAAGGCGTAGGTCAGTATCTGAGAGAGGTGATTCTCCAGACTGACATTCTTCAGGCAAGCACGTAACTCCTCAGGTGTGTAGTAAGTAGGCATCAAGTCATCATTAAGAACCGTCTCTGTTATCTTCTTGTCAGGTGGGCAACCTGTTGAAGGAATTATCAAATATGGTCAGTGTTAAATCCTTTTGCTTCAAGCTTTGAATGCTCCCTTGCTGGAGATGGATGGGTATGCAATCATGGTACCACCCTCCTCCTGGGTGACCTGCCACCAAGTGTTTCATAGCTCAACTCAGACACATTTAGGGAGACCCACAAGCATTAGGGTCAACCCTGATACCATTATGGATCAGAGGAAGGTCCCATACCATCAGCACGCTTATGCCTACTAGGCAGGAGTTCTTCGACAATGGTGGCCAGCTGTTCCCTTGACAGAGGTGACTCGTGGGCAAAGTTCTTCAGCCAAAGAGTTAAAGcattctgcaaagaaaatgtttcatcaGGGGGATGTTGCAATCTTGGGCGTACCACCAGCATAACGAGTCACTACTCACACAAACTTCATTGTTAAAGCACTACAGGCAGCAGACCTGCTGCTATAAGCCTGGAGATCTTTCCTTGGTGAGCCAAGGAAAGGCAAACTTCTAAATGCTTAAACTCTATCATATCCCACGCCCCATAAATGATTTTACCTCCTCACAAAGCACTGTATATAGTTACTACTGCTTTCCACCTCTGGTACTCTTCTGACAGTTAGAGGAAGAGGATGACAGCGATCTAGATTTGCAGTTCCAGGACGTCAGCTTGATCAGCCCTCACTTCTCACACACCATCCATCCCCCTGGGCACTACACTTTTAAATGAAGACACATTGGCTGAACAACCCCCATCATATTTCTTCCATGCTGCAGGACCTAGGAGTGCTTCCCAAACTCCCCACACCTCTACGAACAACTCACCCTGGGGATCTTCTGCAAGATGCTGTGATCAAATACAGGAATCAATCCACTGAGCTCATTCAAGGTAAAAGCTGACCATGCCACAGGAGGACTACATAGAAAAATTAGCAGGGATCAGCTTccaaggaagaacaaaaaaaaacaccttaaaagCTGCCAGGATTATGTCCTTGTAACACTTgaacttaagaaaaatacaagatttAAATCCTAAAACTTCTTGATCACTGTACAGTGTCTCTGTCAGATACAGGCAGGGATTTATCAAGCATCTGTCGGTTTGACAGGTAGGAACAGAAGGTTTTCTGAAAGTCAGTAGCTGACAAACAGCTAGAGCCCACCTGTGTTCATCAGGACAGTCTCAGAGAAGTTTGGTTAATGAAAAATAGACCAGAGGAAAGGCTTTTGTAACTAGAGCAGGGGAGACACAGAAGTgacaatgtatttttcagtggaATTCCAGCCAAACCTTTCAGCTGAAAGAAGTTCAAGTAAAACAATGTAAAAGGCCCAATGTGAAATTCAAGCAATGAATTATTCAAGTTTTTGATCAAGCTGGTTGGCTGGAGATAACTCAGGTCTTAAAAGGACAATGGTTTTGTTTAAGGGAACTGTTTTGCTGatgcctagaaaaaaaattcataccCAAATGTGGTGTTACCACTGCTGATGACACTCCTAATAGCCTCTTCTTGATCAGGCAGGAGAGATTCACACTGGCTTAATTGCTTCAGCAAAGTCCCACCAGAACTTCTAATGTATTCTCCACCCAGGTCACAGACCAGACGTCCCAGAATCTCTGCATCTTCCTCATTTACTTGTGTGCCaggaattttctgaaataatacaAGACAGAGGCATTAAGCAGAACTGGATGGCACTGTAGAAGAGCATTCTTGTCCTGCTGACAGCTGACAACCCCAAGTTTCCCCCAGCCTTGTGCAGAGCTGTCCCCTGACCACATACCAAACATGCTAAAGCTTCCAGGAGCAGCTCTTTCCGCTGAGACGACTCTCTTTGCAGAACATCAAGATTTGCTTTCCCAATCTTAGTGAAGTACTGCCTACAGCCTCCTGTCACTGCATAGTCTGAAGGACTAGAAAGACAAATACTCCATGAATTCCAGTGAATATTAAACAGTTGGTCAGTTCCAAGGCTGTTCAACACACACTGTGTCCAATATAACATCTTCCACATCCACAGACTAAACTCTATGCAGCTGTTGTTCCCAAAGACCCTAgtccacatttttttaaaattcattttcaccTTAAAGAATCTATCTTGAGACTTAGCTTAAAATTGTTCAGGATTTGGACACAGAACCACAGTGGGTAGCTACTGGAACAAAGAAATCCACTCTactgtctgttttctttgatgttGTAAGGGAAAAGCACATTCACAGAGGCCAGGAAGCACTAGAACTACATACTGGTTTCATATCCaaatagatatatttaaaaagagcTTCACAGTGTTTATATTAATATCATGGATGGCTGAATCTGAAAGGACCTTAAAACCCTTTTGAAAGCTTTCTgcaacctgatttttttttccctgtaaggAGGTCTGAACAAGTCTGAAATACACATCAAACATGAACTAGTCATTACCAGCTAGGTAATGAAGTAATACCTCTTTCTCCCACTAAGTACTAAGGCAACAACATGAAAACCATGGCACAGTTACCTTAAAAACAGCAACAGGTCTTTAGGATAGTTGTCTAAGTCCTTGGGAATCCCACGCAGCGTCACCATCTTCACTAAGCAACTCAGCTGAAAGGACACCAGTTTAcatcaaagaaagaaaccagcatgaaaacataagaaaaaataaaacaaatataaaagatTTTACTCTGCTTcaaagtaaggggaaaaaaaagatagaaatcAGAGGTTTTGTTGCTGAGAAACCTGgtcagttgggttttgaattcTCTTTTCAGGGAAATTCAGAACTGTGGGGTGGAGACCCAGGACCAGTTACATTTGTTCTAGTCCCTTAAGCTGAAAgtttttgttcttgctgaacAATCCTCATCGTCATGACAacatcaaacacagcatttcaAAAGATGGGAACTGACCTGCTCTCCTCCTAGCTTGACATTCTTCTTCTTCATGACTTTGGCCAGCTCCTGAAATCTTTCAGCTTCCATCTCATTGGCAGCTGCACATGTGAAGCCCTGGAGGACTGACTGGGAAAGCCTGAACGTTTACAGAAGGCAAATCAGAAGGGCAAGGACTTCAGGAGAAAATTCAGTGCTGATCTCCCACGCAAAATGACAAATACAGCAAGCATAAACCCCCCCCATGCTCAAAACTTAATGCTCTCTGAACTCCATCCCCTCAATATTGCTAGTCTTGACCTATGTGGCAGATCAAGAAGCCAGCACTAGTCAAATAAACATAATCTAGAGACTCGTACTGGAAGGAGAAATGCAGAGCCCTCCACCCTAAGCAGTATTGCTGTATCCTGATTTACATGGTCAGTCTCCTCCCTGTGTTTTCAGTACATACCACACTTGAAAGTGGAATGGAGTTGTGCAGATCCTCATCACTAAGCATAGTTTGCACAGCCTGGGATAGCTCAGGGAGAAGTCCTTACAAATTATATTGCTTTCTatacagaaaagcttttattgTGAAATTAGCAGGACGCTGATGTCGACTCCATTGTTTTTCCAGATATTTATCacagttttccttatttttcatctCAGATACAAGAGCTGACAAGAGTCACATCTCAGCCCTGCTAAATTTAATCCCTGGAATAGCACTGACTTATTCTCCAATCAGAAATACCTCCCACAGAGGCAGTCAGAAGCAAGGTTCCAGGTGCAGTCTGAGCCAGCAGCATCATTTTAGAAAGCAAGTGTGGCTTATGGGTGTATCTTGCAGCTGACACCCTGGGAAATCTTGATGCCACATGCCTGTGTTTGGGTTTGCATGATATTACCCATCTGTTGCTATGGATTGAACACGGTGGGTCTGCCATAAGTAgcaaaggaaacacagaaactgcaaccaaagcaaacacaaacatggaaaatggaaggagaacaACGCTACCTGCTGAAGTCAGGCTCTGTCTTTATCACATCACTGAAAAACACGGCAGCCTGGGAAGCAAAGCCAGAGTGTCAATGGTTTACCACGCTCTGCTGCAACATTCACCTGTATTTTCAGACAGATTTGCAGAGCGGactcacagctctgcagagcccagTGTTGACAGTGAGGGGTAAGAAGGACACAAGGCACTAGCATCTTACCTGTTCTTGGGTCCACATTTTACTGTTGAGATCCTGAATATTGGGCTTCTCTTCCCCAAAAACAAGCAATGATTTTGGAATGTAACTGGCCAGAGCATCAGGGATATATTTAACCAGGTCAGCAGGGTGGTCTACACTGGaggaaatctttaaaaaaaacaacaaaacatatCATTCAAACCCTGTGGCTAAAATAAACAATTGCTGGAGAAGAAACGACAACTGGAAAGAAGCCAGGCAAATTCCCCTGCTTATCATCTAGGCATTTCTTGTAGACTTAACACTATGAAATAGTTTGACAGATTCATCAGACTAGGAGAGCTGCTTGGAGCTAATACCTGGGTCCTGATGAATGGGAACAATTCGGTCTCTTCTCAATTTCCTACCTCCTGGCTTTATGCCCTAAAAATGTTTAATCAGCCAGAAACAAGGGACAtgtctttcctctctgccaACCCAAGAATGTCCCAACTTGCCAAAGGCACACTGCAGAACAATCCTGTGGTGAATGAGGTGAATTATTTCCCTAATGCTTCACATAGAGCCCTGGCAGCCCCGTTGCCCCAGGACATGCTATAGGCAGGGCCTCTGGTGCCAAACACAGGTCAGAGTCTTTCCTACCAGAGGACAAACAACAAACTTGAATGCTACACATGCAACTTGAAGGCTAAAGTcatggcaagaaaaaaaggcaaagagttGTCCAAATCCTACACAATCACATAGGGGGATGAAATAGAGCATTGCTGAAGGACCAGTCTACCCTAAAAGGGACTTTCTAAGCACCTTCACTTCTCACATGTTATCACTCCAAACCATGACAATATCCTTTCTCTGAGAGCATCTTTTCAAGGCAGTGGGGAGCAGCTTCTAGAAGCACCCTATAAAACAAGTCTCTTCTGCCCTCCTCCCCAAGAGGCTTAGCAGGACACACTGGCTGGCAGCCAAGGACATCTACACAGGCACAGTGACAGGGACCCGAGATGCTTGTTCTGCTGCACACTCTGTTTAGCAATGATAAATACCCCCAAGGGAATGCTGTCtgggtgtgcgtgtgtgtgtgtccatgcCTGGCCCCAGGTAACCAGTGTTCTTAGCTGTGAGTCACTGGAGCTTTGCTAATTTACACTgcctgaagagaaaaacaacttcACCTTTTCCACAAATGTCATTTTCAGAGCAGAGGGCAGGGTCACCATTTGCTGAACAAACTCAGGCAACTTAATGGCTTCCAAGATCACTTCTGGAGCCAAACTTTGGAGTGTGCTGCTGTTGAGGCCAGCCACCAAGCTCCCTAGCTTTGCCAGGCTCTGTCCATCCAGGATCTGAAAGGGAAAGCATGCAGGCATGAGTATACCAAGGGCCAAACATCATTTGCTGGCAGCTAGCTGTACCAGGTGTGAGGTGTGTTTATAGACCTTATCCTTTGTACCTGATAGCCAGAGCTGAGCAGTTTGTTGATAATAGTGCTGGATTGCTCAGCATTCCAGCCACGAACTTCACCCAGGACAGGAATAGATGCTTCGAGGTCTTCATCACTGATGCCGTTTTCGATGTCAGATATGGACAGCCCAACTGCAGCCTGGCCCAACGCACGCAGGACTGCAGGAGGGAAGTGCTCAAACTTTCTCACCAAAGAGGATGCAACCTGAAAAGGTCccacacagacagaaaagaaagtcagaGCAACAATGAGGTGAGCCTCCTGGATCCTATGGCCTTTGGATGTCTTAAATCACTCGACTTTCTGCCTCAAACTCGTATGATGAAGCCTGTTGATGGGCTGCCTCCCCCCACTGGGTTTTTGCAGATCATGAAACACCAGCCAGATGCcacaataaaaaaagcaagatgGCCTACAGGAGCATACACAGGAAGAGGCACGAGAGTTGATCCTCAGCCCTCACAGATTTTGCCTAGGTGAATGAAGAACTGAGTCGCAGGGCTGGACAGGTTACCTGCAGTTCCTCTCTTCTCGGGGAGGAGGGAGCTCTCTCTCCAGTTATTCCTCTGTGTGTCACGTTCAACGGGCAGTTCTTACTGATCCTCTGGGCCAAGCTCAAAGCCTCATCTCTGCTCAGGTTGCTCACTGCCAAGGGGCTCAGGTAGCAAACAAATCTGTCTGGGAGACTGGAAGTGGGAGACAAGGAGGAGAGGTTGCCAGCATGATAGACAGTGGCTCTGTCagatcttttctctttttcccaaggATGCTCTTTCCCAGTGCACGTTTCCCCTGATTCATTTTAGCTCTGACGATGCTGATG
This window encodes:
- the LOC137676289 gene encoding mesothelin-like translates to MPCGVVVVGECGWQVAAATSAGTYLCSSSAVNESAVCASVKSLPDRFVCYLSPLAVSNLSRDEALSLAQRISKNCPLNVTHRGITGERAPSSPRREELQVASSLVRKFEHFPPAVLRALGQAAVGLSISDIENGISDEDLEASIPVLGEVRGWNAEQSSTIINKLLSSGYQILDGQSLAKLGSLVAGLNSSTLQSLAPEVILEAIKLPEFVQQMVTLPSALKMTFVEKISSSVDHPADLVKYIPDALASYIPKSLLVFGEEKPNIQDLNSKMWTQEQAAVFFSDVIKTEPDFSRLSQSVLQGFTCAAANEMEAERFQELAKVMKKKNVKLGGEQLSCLVKMVTLRGIPKDLDNYPKDLLLFLSPSDYAVTGGCRQYFTKIGKANLDVLQRESSQRKELLLEALACLKIPGTQVNEEDAEILGRLVCDLGGEYIRSSGGTLLKQLSQCESLLPDQEEAIRSVISSGNTTFGPPVAWSAFTLNELSGLIPVFDHSILQKIPRNALTLWLKNFAHESPLSREQLATIVEELLPSRHKRADGCPPDKKITETVLNDDLMPTYYTPEELRACLKNVSLENHLSQILTYAFTTQQLAVLKRILDETYPDGYPASLLPKLGPLVSFIAPEVISKWKITSVDMLAALLKNQPPNDQASAVIKRYLGLGNALNAPALDAIGTRYVCLLNAAELNMIDPSSLKKTSLNPSACSQMTKDILYAKAKRAFSDQHYLPAYYELIEPYLGGAPAVDLRALSKDNVNMTVSTLAKLRRDSLMSLTPSDVQKLMGTNLHDLVKWQNKSPIREWVQTQKQSELDKLHIGLTGGTQEGYINIVTPKFQPPSSAPLGAVAMTFHLLPALLISFLMTLVLS